In one window of Acidobacteriota bacterium DNA:
- a CDS encoding phosphatase PAP2 family protein, with protein sequence MQLLKSMVVTYLILTTTVTVLAQTKPRTLGETIQTPDPVRHHVQPDWWGHHKKTKDESFPDPSEYNNSVGLPLVKHMAGDQKAIWTSPFHLRLRDADWLVPLGGLAAALLVTDTEVSRHLSNDPSRINNSRTFSNMGAATLIGGAGGLYLLGKLRHNEHMRETGVLSGEAVLDSYLATTAIKSAAGRERPYVGNADGRFRQGGNSFPSEHSAAAWSAAGVLAHEYPGPLTRLFAYGLASAISASRVTGKEHFPSDVLVGSILGYLIAQHVYHSHHNPEIWGGSWQMPGRDRDEERNRQPERMGSPYVPLDSWVYPAIARLEAMGYVQTGMLGMRPWTRLECARLVEEAVDHQRALENDPPVPDRLIDSLQREFAGDFALLGGARNRSAELESMYTRFTGISGQPLSEGYHFGQTIINDFGRPYGEGFNSVSGISGWASSGPFTAYLRGEYQHAPAGPELPLGARQFIQTADYGLPLPPSQLTFSADRFRALDAYVAMNFENWQISFGKQSLWWGPAEGGSMMFSNNAAPITMLKISRVSPVKLPSILGRLGPVRTEFFIGRLDGYRFIYHEPPIGLIGQWGAQLSDQPMIHGEKISFKPTPNLEFGFDRTTIFAGTGYPLTLNSFARSMFSLGNTVAGTTVKPGDRRAGFDMTYRLPGLRNWVTFYTDSFTDDQFSPVAYFDRSANSAGLYFSHLPKLPKIDLRLEGVYTDNPIGVPSNNLCCGFYYSNVTWRTGYRNDGNLIGSWVGRDGQGEQAWLTYWHGPRSYLRFRYRHQQVSAQFVPNGGKLDDGGVEASFWLGRELSVSASLQYEKWDYPVLRPGPTSNFTSSVQLTYWPRWRVH encoded by the coding sequence GTGCAATTACTGAAATCCATGGTCGTTACGTACCTCATATTGACCACAACCGTGACGGTTTTGGCGCAGACAAAGCCGCGGACCCTGGGCGAAACGATTCAAACCCCGGATCCAGTCCGGCACCATGTGCAGCCCGACTGGTGGGGTCACCACAAGAAAACGAAGGACGAGTCCTTTCCGGATCCGAGCGAGTATAACAACAGTGTGGGGCTTCCACTCGTGAAACATATGGCGGGCGACCAGAAAGCCATCTGGACCAGCCCCTTCCATCTGCGCTTGCGTGATGCGGACTGGCTGGTGCCGCTGGGGGGGCTGGCCGCTGCCCTGCTGGTTACCGACACCGAAGTCAGCCGGCATCTTTCGAATGATCCATCGCGGATCAACAACAGCCGGACATTTTCCAATATGGGCGCCGCTACGCTGATCGGCGGCGCTGGCGGACTCTACCTGCTGGGCAAATTGCGGCACAACGAACATATGCGCGAAACAGGCGTGCTGAGCGGCGAGGCTGTCCTTGACAGTTATCTGGCCACGACCGCCATCAAAAGCGCTGCTGGCCGGGAGCGTCCTTATGTTGGCAATGCCGACGGACGCTTCAGGCAGGGAGGGAATTCGTTTCCCTCGGAACATTCGGCCGCTGCCTGGTCGGCGGCGGGCGTCCTGGCGCATGAATATCCCGGGCCACTGACCAGGTTGTTTGCCTACGGCCTGGCTTCCGCCATCAGCGCTTCCCGTGTTACGGGCAAGGAACATTTCCCTTCAGATGTGCTGGTAGGCAGCATTCTCGGATACCTGATTGCCCAGCACGTTTACCATTCGCACCATAATCCTGAAATCTGGGGCGGCAGCTGGCAGATGCCGGGACGCGATCGTGATGAGGAGCGCAACCGTCAACCGGAAAGAATGGGTTCACCTTACGTGCCGCTGGATAGCTGGGTGTATCCGGCAATCGCCCGGCTGGAAGCGATGGGCTACGTGCAAACGGGTATGCTCGGCATGCGGCCGTGGACGCGGCTTGAATGTGCCCGGCTGGTGGAAGAGGCTGTTGACCACCAAAGGGCGCTGGAAAACGACCCGCCGGTGCCTGACCGCCTGATTGATAGCCTCCAGAGAGAGTTTGCAGGCGACTTTGCGCTGCTGGGTGGCGCCCGTAACCGGAGTGCTGAGCTCGAGTCAATGTACACGCGGTTTACGGGAATTTCAGGACAGCCGCTGAGCGAAGGATACCACTTTGGCCAGACGATAATCAATGACTTCGGCCGTCCTTACGGCGAGGGGTTCAACAGCGTTAGCGGCATATCAGGCTGGGCTTCTTCCGGACCGTTCACGGCGTACCTAAGGGGCGAATATCAGCATGCTCCTGCGGGGCCCGAACTGCCACTGGGGGCACGGCAGTTTATCCAAACCGCAGATTATGGCCTGCCGTTGCCGCCGTCACAGCTCACCTTTTCCGCGGACCGTTTTCGCGCACTCGACGCCTACGTGGCGATGAACTTCGAAAATTGGCAGATATCTTTTGGGAAGCAGAGCCTCTGGTGGGGACCCGCAGAGGGCGGATCGATGATGTTCAGTAATAACGCCGCTCCAATCACGATGCTCAAAATCAGCAGGGTCAGCCCCGTCAAGCTGCCGAGCATTTTGGGCCGGTTGGGGCCGGTGCGGACCGAATTTTTTATCGGGCGGCTCGACGGTTACCGGTTCATTTATCATGAGCCCCCAATCGGATTGATAGGCCAATGGGGAGCGCAACTCTCCGACCAGCCGATGATCCACGGCGAGAAAATCAGCTTCAAGCCTACGCCGAATCTCGAGTTTGGTTTTGATCGTACCACCATTTTTGCGGGCACAGGCTATCCTTTGACGCTGAATTCGTTCGCCCGTAGCATGTTTTCGCTCGGCAACACGGTGGCTGGCACAACGGTCAAGCCCGGTGACCGGCGTGCCGGGTTCGACATGACGTATCGCTTGCCTGGGCTGCGGAATTGGGTGACATTTTATACCGATTCGTTCACCGATGACCAGTTCTCGCCCGTGGCCTATTTTGACCGTTCGGCTAATAGCGCCGGGCTCTACTTCTCTCATCTGCCAAAGCTGCCGAAAATTGATCTGAGGTTGGAAGGAGTGTACACCGATAACCCGATTGGCGTCCCCAGCAATAATCTTTGCTGTGGCTTCTACTATTCCAATGTTACTTGGCGCACGGGTTATCGAAACGACGGAAACCTGATCGGAAGCTGGGTTGGGCGTGACGGGCAGGGCGAGCAGGCCTGGCTGACTTATTGGCACGGCCCGCGCAGTTACCTCCGGTTCAGGTACCGGCACCAGCAAGTGAGCGCGCAGTTTGTGCCCAACGGTGGAAAACTGGATGATGGCGGCGTGGAGGCCAGTTTCTGGCTGGGGCGGGAGCTCAGTGTCTCCGCCTCGTTGCAGTATGAGAAGTGGGATTATCCCGTCCTGCGTCCGGGACCGACATCAAATTTCACCTCGTCGGTCCAGCTCACTTACTGGCCGCGCTGGCGGGTTCATTAA